The Rhodohalobacter sp. SW132 genomic sequence CAGTATAAACGTAGGAGAGATGTCTCTGATCTATTTATATGTGCCAAAAGAGTTCGAGAAAAGGGCACGAAAGGCACTCGCCGAATTTCAGAACGAAATCGACGAAGATCAGAATCTTGAGTGAACTAACCAAGCGTATTTTATTTGCTGTTCCTGCCGCCACTCTTTTTATATGGCTGGCCTGGATGGGCGGTATCTATTTTAATACGATTATGGCGCTTCTTGCACTGGGTACAGTATGGGAAGTGGATCGCCTCATGAAAAATGCCGGGTTCGGCGGTTTTTTTGGAGTGAGTGTAGCCATTGCCGCACTTCTCTGGTTCTCATCTTCATTGCCCTCGCTTGTGGTTTTAGCCGGATTTTTAGCCGCAATCATTCCACTTATAGCCTTTCTTTTTAAAAAATATCATGGATTTGGGTATCAGTGGATCAGTATGCTTTTTTGTGGGTTATATGCGCCAATAGGCTATCTCATGGTCGTTCATGTGCGGGAGCTGGGAGTGGATACCCAGGGATTCTGGCTGATCCTGTCGCTATTCTTTATGATTTGGGGCAATGATATCTTTGCCTACTTTATCGGCAGATCATTTGGTAAAAACAAACTGGCGCCGAATGTAAGCCCAAACAAATCCTGGGAAGGTTTTTGGGGCGGATTTTTAGGTGCAGCAACCGGTGCACTGATTGCCTGGGGTATCGCCGCCGATTTTCCTCTCACGCTGGTCGAATTACTGCCGGCTGCGGTAGTTGTAAGCATAACCGGCCCATTGGGTGATCTCACCGAGAGCCGGTTGAAACGACTTGCCGGAATGAAAGATTCATCCTCACTGTTACCGGGGCACGGAGGATTGTTTGACAGGTTCGACGCCATGATTTTAACAGCACCTTTTCTCTTTTTTTATTTCACGTTTTTTCTTTGAAAACAGAGCATAGAAAGACAGTAATTTAGCTTTTTCCTCAGTATTGAATCCAGACTAAGTGAAATGCTGATTTGAACCGGACATATAGATTCTTTTGTCCGGAAGCTCCACTAAATAATAATGTAACCGGTAAAAACCATGAATAATGAAAAGCAGATTTTAATAACGGGAGGGACCGGATTTATCGGTTCTTATCTGGGTGAAGATTTG encodes the following:
- a CDS encoding phosphatidate cytidylyltransferase; this encodes MSELTKRILFAVPAATLFIWLAWMGGIYFNTIMALLALGTVWEVDRLMKNAGFGGFFGVSVAIAALLWFSSSLPSLVVLAGFLAAIIPLIAFLFKKYHGFGYQWISMLFCGLYAPIGYLMVVHVRELGVDTQGFWLILSLFFMIWGNDIFAYFIGRSFGKNKLAPNVSPNKSWEGFWGGFLGAATGALIAWGIAADFPLTLVELLPAAVVVSITGPLGDLTESRLKRLAGMKDSSSLLPGHGGLFDRFDAMILTAPFLFFYFTFFL